From the genome of Cellvibrio japonicus Ueda107, one region includes:
- the msrA gene encoding peptide-methionine (S)-S-oxide reductase MsrA has protein sequence MLKARLLLILLVNSWLLGAYAQAEPKDMPATRNLDTIVVGAGCFWGVEKRFEAIKGVVDVVAGYADGKGIEPNYRAITQYTNKHNPNNHAEVVQITYNPTVISLDVLLQRYFEMHDPTQLNRQGNDVGTQYRSVILTNSEAQAGIAQQVLIAYQVLLTKAGYGAITTQIKSLVKFYPAEDYHQDYLAKKPNGYCPDHSTGVRFEDNIKSIPMVDNTALLNGKHILVIDAEDFCPYCKKFKEDVAQGYKGDIPMHFRYATQLNGLVLKTPTWATPTILLVQDGKEVFGRQGYMSPEQFYLLLGKFKLGDSEAFNVAFEESTDARFCKQYEIFKNTPDGIFVDKLSGAPLFDTRDRFDSGTGWLSFTKAVDGAVIEKPDNSYGMRRTEIRAKVSGIHLGHVFDDGPNGKPRYCINATVLDFVAR, from the coding sequence ATGCTTAAAGCCAGATTGTTACTGATATTGCTTGTGAATAGTTGGCTATTGGGGGCTTATGCACAGGCAGAGCCCAAGGATATGCCTGCCACCCGCAACCTGGACACCATCGTTGTCGGGGCAGGTTGTTTTTGGGGTGTTGAAAAGCGCTTTGAAGCGATCAAGGGGGTGGTCGATGTGGTTGCAGGTTATGCCGATGGCAAGGGGATTGAGCCAAATTACAGGGCAATCACGCAATACACCAATAAACACAATCCAAACAATCATGCGGAAGTCGTACAAATCACCTACAACCCGACAGTCATCAGCCTGGATGTATTATTGCAACGCTATTTTGAAATGCATGACCCCACCCAGTTGAATCGCCAGGGGAATGATGTGGGTACGCAATACCGCTCCGTTATTTTAACCAACAGCGAAGCCCAGGCCGGGATTGCACAGCAGGTGTTAATTGCCTATCAGGTACTGTTAACCAAAGCAGGCTACGGGGCAATCACTACGCAAATAAAATCCTTGGTGAAATTCTATCCCGCTGAGGATTACCATCAGGACTACCTTGCCAAAAAACCTAATGGTTACTGTCCGGATCACTCCACGGGGGTGCGCTTTGAAGACAATATCAAATCGATCCCGATGGTCGATAATACGGCCCTGCTTAACGGCAAGCATATCCTGGTGATTGATGCCGAAGACTTTTGCCCCTACTGTAAAAAATTTAAAGAGGATGTTGCCCAAGGCTATAAAGGTGATATCCCGATGCATTTTCGTTATGCAACCCAACTAAATGGGCTGGTATTAAAAACACCGACCTGGGCTACACCCACGATTTTATTAGTGCAGGATGGCAAGGAAGTATTTGGCCGCCAGGGTTACATGAGCCCCGAACAATTCTATTTACTGTTAGGTAAGTTCAAACTCGGTGACAGCGAAGCATTTAATGTTGCATTCGAAGAAAGTACCGACGCCCGATTTTGCAAACAATACGAAATTTTCAAGAATACACCGGACGGTATTTTTGTAGACAAGTTAAGTGGTGCTCCCTTATTTGATACGCGTGACCGCTTTGACTCTGGAACTGGTTGGCTGTCCTTTACCAAAGCGGTCGATGGTGCCGTCATTGAAAAGCCTGATAACAGCTATGGTATGCGGCGCACGGAAATTCGCGCGAAAGTTTCGGGTATCCATCTGGGCCATGTGTTTGATGATGGCCCCAATGGCAAACCACGTTATTGCATCAACGCCACCGTATTGGATTTTGTTGCGCGATAA
- a CDS encoding assimilatory nitrate reductase, whose protein sequence is MIIFIGLAPSLLCIAISNHIYRCITLSNNNSIKSVCPYCGVGCGIVIDVIDGKIAKVSGNKRLYAKGNTCNSDQARFCAKKI, encoded by the coding sequence GTGATCATTTTTATAGGATTGGCCCCCAGTTTGCTATGTATCGCTATATCCAATCATATATATCGATGTATAACCTTGAGCAATAACAACTCCATCAAATCCGTTTGTCCCTATTGCGGCGTTGGTTGCGGCATAGTGATAGATGTCATAGACGGCAAGATTGCCAAGGTGTCCGGTAATAAGCGTCTTTACGCCAAGGGGAATACCTGTAATTCAGATCAAGCCAGGTTCTGCGCTAAAAAAATTTAA